A single genomic interval of Synechococcales cyanobacterium CNB harbors:
- a CDS encoding 4Fe-4S dicluster domain-containing protein, whose translation MPTVYNWHIGRPMSFPYEEAHPRRQFAFVFNINRCIACQTCSMACRSTWTFGRGQEHMWWNNVETKPFGGYPRFWDAKLLTLLEKANPGRQVWNSTAERSAQSPFGRFDGKTIFEAATNYAGPDGPKTALGYLPTADEWAAPNIFEDHARCTGGDLPAGERLPEHKVWFFYLARLCNHCTYPACLAACPRQAVYKRPEDGVVLIDQSRCNGYQKCVEACPYKKAMFRSTTGTSEKCVACYPRLEGKDQLISPDGEPAETRCMTSCPGKIRLQGLVNIGDDGTWKHEPANPIYYLVRERQIALPLYPQFGTEPNGYYIPPRWVPRGYLEQMFGPGVQRSLEQYACPDRELLAVLQLFRTTQQIISRFEIEKGPKVAEIPVTMPDGSTKAQEVFNDTVIGFNDFNAEIVRITIEEPIFERPKQHANSI comes from the coding sequence ATGCCGACCGTCTACAACTGGCACATCGGACGACCGATGAGCTTCCCCTACGAGGAGGCGCACCCGCGCCGTCAGTTCGCCTTCGTGTTCAACATCAACCGCTGCATCGCCTGCCAGACCTGCTCGATGGCGTGCCGGAGCACGTGGACCTTCGGGCGCGGCCAAGAGCACATGTGGTGGAACAACGTCGAGACCAAGCCCTTCGGCGGCTATCCGCGATTCTGGGACGCCAAGCTCCTGACGCTGCTCGAGAAGGCGAACCCAGGGCGACAGGTCTGGAACTCGACCGCGGAGCGATCGGCGCAGTCGCCCTTCGGCCGGTTCGATGGCAAGACGATCTTCGAGGCAGCGACGAACTACGCCGGACCGGACGGCCCCAAGACCGCACTCGGATACTTGCCGACCGCAGACGAGTGGGCCGCGCCGAACATCTTCGAAGACCACGCCCGCTGCACCGGCGGCGACCTGCCCGCCGGCGAACGCCTCCCGGAGCACAAGGTCTGGTTCTTCTACCTCGCGCGGCTTTGCAATCACTGCACCTACCCGGCGTGCCTCGCGGCCTGCCCCCGGCAGGCGGTCTACAAGCGACCCGAGGACGGCGTGGTGCTCATCGACCAGTCGCGGTGCAACGGCTACCAGAAGTGCGTCGAGGCGTGCCCGTACAAGAAAGCCATGTTCCGCTCGACCACGGGCACCAGCGAGAAGTGCGTCGCGTGCTACCCGCGCCTCGAGGGCAAGGACCAACTCATCAGCCCCGACGGCGAGCCGGCAGAGACACGCTGCATGACCTCGTGCCCGGGCAAGATCAGGCTGCAAGGGCTGGTGAACATCGGCGACGACGGCACATGGAAGCACGAGCCGGCGAACCCGATCTACTACCTCGTTCGTGAGCGGCAGATCGCGCTGCCGCTCTATCCGCAGTTCGGGACCGAGCCGAACGGCTACTACATCCCGCCGCGCTGGGTGCCGCGCGGTTATCTGGAGCAGATGTTCGGGCCTGGCGTTCAGCGCTCGCTCGAGCAGTACGCCTGCCCGGACCGCGAACTGCTGGCCGTTCTGCAGCTCTTCCGAACGACGCAGCAGATCATCTCTCGCTTCGAGATCGAGAAGGGGCCGAAGGTCGCGGAGATCCCCGTCACCATGCCGGACGGCTCGACGAAGGCGCAGGAGGTCTTCAACGACACGGTGATCGGCTTCAACGACTTCAACGCCGAGATCGTACGCATCACGATCGAGGAGCCGATCTTCGAACGCCCGAAGCAGCACGCCAACTCAATCTGA
- a CDS encoding nitrate oxidoreductase subunit alpha, whose protein sequence is MRNEEPPMNDGIGVTRRRFLQAAMASGAVSLAWRPGLGGFVAGPGVDNPLKHYPMRDWERVYRDQYAFDRTFTFVCAPNDTANCRLRAFVRNGVFVRAEQNYETQRVGDLYGNRATAAWNPRGCAKGYQMQRRVYGPHRLTGPLIRKGWKRWADDGFPSLSDNPALRDEYKFTTRGDDEFVSVTWEEVYRYHAKAAVAIARTYSGEDGARRLRTDGYEPEMIDETHGAGTRCFKLRGGMGLLGVMGKYGIYRWSNMLALLDQHVRGVASGDALGGRTWSNYTWHGDQAPGMPFVHGLQTSDIDLNDLRNAGLHVSVGTNFVENKMAEAHFFIELMERGGRIVMVLPEYAPGVTKADYWIRVRPGVTDTALFLGVTRLMIDNGWFDRDFVEKFTDFPLLVRTDTLRRVRAADVFPGYQPGLSRDGPSYRDQNITDEQYTKIGHDFVVIDAQTGEPRAITRDQIGKRMEGSGIRPRLSWTGTLRLADGSEVEAMTLWDAYRIHLRDYDLDTVVEITGGDRSLIERLAREIWETAGSGRGVAIHIGEGINHWFHATLANRAFYLPLMLAGAIGKPGTGCHTWAGNYKAALFQGAKGVGAGLGAYLNEDPFAPDLDPKTDGGTIKPVKRTKDEEPAYWNHGERPLIVQTPKHGRVCLTGKTHMPSPTKFLWFTNVNLFNNAKHAYDMFFNVNPKIDCIVAQDIELNSTCEYSDIILPALSWPEFQTWEMTGSCSNPFLQVWRGGIDPVHDGRDDVRILAESAEALGREVGDSRFADYWRFVLDDPREGVRVYIQRILDASTTTRGYNVSDIIDGKYGEPGVCLFLFRTYPRMPFYENVHDDLPFWTDTGRLNAYCDIPEAIRHGENFVVHREGPEATPYLPNVIVSSNPLIRPDDFGLPREAMHWDQRTIRNVRLPWSEVKRTVNPLWEAGYRFYGITPKGRHRVHSSWAVTEWTQMWESNFADPQRRDKRTPGLGEHQLHIHPDDARELGITNGDYVYIESNPEDRPFRGWQDALKSDDPAVRERAAFLLRVSRCMLRATVNPAWPRGVVMMKHSPWIATERSVQAHESRPDGMALSKGTGYQSTLRYGGHQSLTRNWLMPMHQTDTLFHKAKGTMAFIFGGEADNHAINTVPKETLVRIVKAEDGGLGGVGAWAPGNAEFGPTAETPVNDAYLLGSLTTIRGA, encoded by the coding sequence ATGCGCAACGAAGAACCCCCGATGAACGACGGCATCGGCGTCACGCGGCGGCGGTTCCTGCAGGCCGCGATGGCGTCCGGCGCGGTATCGCTCGCCTGGCGGCCGGGGCTGGGCGGGTTCGTCGCAGGCCCGGGCGTGGACAATCCGCTGAAGCACTACCCGATGCGTGACTGGGAGCGCGTCTACCGCGATCAGTACGCCTTCGACCGGACGTTCACGTTCGTCTGCGCCCCGAACGACACCGCGAACTGTCGGCTGCGCGCGTTCGTCCGCAACGGCGTGTTCGTGCGCGCGGAGCAGAACTACGAGACGCAGCGTGTGGGCGACCTCTACGGCAACCGCGCGACTGCCGCGTGGAACCCGCGCGGGTGCGCCAAGGGCTACCAGATGCAGCGGCGCGTCTACGGGCCGCACCGGCTGACGGGGCCGCTCATCCGCAAGGGCTGGAAGCGCTGGGCGGACGACGGCTTCCCCTCACTCTCGGACAACCCCGCCCTGCGCGACGAGTACAAGTTCACGACGCGCGGCGACGACGAGTTCGTCAGCGTGACGTGGGAGGAGGTCTACCGCTATCACGCGAAGGCCGCCGTCGCGATCGCGCGGACCTACAGCGGCGAGGACGGCGCACGCCGGCTTCGTACGGACGGCTACGAGCCGGAGATGATCGATGAGACGCACGGCGCGGGCACCCGATGCTTCAAACTCCGCGGCGGGATGGGCCTGCTCGGTGTCATGGGCAAGTACGGCATCTACCGGTGGTCCAACATGCTCGCGCTGCTCGACCAGCACGTGCGCGGCGTGGCATCGGGCGATGCGCTCGGCGGGCGCACCTGGTCGAACTACACCTGGCACGGCGACCAGGCGCCGGGGATGCCGTTCGTGCACGGGCTGCAAACCTCGGACATCGACCTGAACGACCTGCGCAATGCCGGGCTGCACGTTTCGGTGGGCACGAACTTCGTCGAGAACAAGATGGCCGAGGCGCACTTCTTCATCGAGTTGATGGAGCGAGGCGGACGGATCGTCATGGTCCTGCCCGAATACGCGCCCGGCGTGACCAAGGCGGACTACTGGATCCGCGTGCGCCCCGGCGTCACCGACACCGCTCTCTTCCTCGGCGTCACACGACTGATGATCGACAACGGCTGGTTCGATCGCGATTTCGTCGAGAAGTTCACCGACTTCCCGCTGCTCGTGCGGACCGACACGCTGCGTCGGGTGCGGGCCGCTGACGTCTTCCCGGGCTACCAGCCCGGCCTGAGCCGCGACGGGCCGTCGTACCGCGACCAGAACATCACCGACGAACAGTACACGAAGATCGGGCACGATTTCGTCGTGATCGATGCGCAGACGGGAGAGCCTCGGGCGATCACGCGCGACCAGATCGGCAAGCGGATGGAAGGCTCCGGCATCAGGCCTCGCCTGTCATGGACCGGAACGCTGCGCCTCGCCGACGGGTCCGAGGTCGAAGCGATGACGCTCTGGGATGCCTACCGCATCCACCTGCGCGACTACGACCTCGACACGGTCGTCGAGATCACCGGCGGCGATCGTTCGCTCATCGAGCGGCTCGCACGGGAGATCTGGGAGACCGCCGGCAGCGGCCGCGGTGTGGCAATCCACATCGGCGAAGGGATCAACCACTGGTTCCACGCGACGCTCGCCAACCGTGCGTTCTATCTGCCGCTCATGCTGGCGGGCGCGATCGGCAAGCCTGGGACCGGGTGCCACACGTGGGCCGGCAACTACAAGGCCGCGCTGTTCCAGGGAGCGAAGGGCGTCGGCGCGGGCCTGGGCGCGTACCTGAACGAGGATCCCTTCGCGCCCGACCTCGACCCAAAGACCGACGGCGGAACGATCAAGCCCGTCAAACGCACGAAGGACGAAGAGCCTGCCTACTGGAACCACGGCGAGCGGCCGCTGATCGTGCAGACGCCGAAGCACGGCCGGGTCTGCCTGACCGGCAAGACCCACATGCCCTCTCCGACGAAGTTCCTCTGGTTCACGAACGTTAATCTCTTCAACAATGCGAAGCACGCCTACGACATGTTCTTCAACGTGAACCCGAAGATCGACTGCATCGTCGCGCAGGACATCGAACTCAACTCGACCTGCGAGTACTCCGACATCATCCTTCCGGCCCTCTCATGGCCCGAGTTCCAGACGTGGGAAATGACCGGCTCGTGCAGCAACCCCTTCCTCCAGGTCTGGCGCGGCGGGATCGACCCGGTGCACGACGGACGAGACGACGTCCGCATCCTTGCCGAGTCCGCTGAGGCGCTCGGACGCGAAGTCGGCGACTCGCGATTCGCCGACTACTGGCGGTTCGTGCTGGACGACCCCCGCGAGGGTGTGCGCGTGTACATCCAACGGATTCTTGACGCCTCGACCACGACGCGAGGCTACAACGTGTCCGACATCATCGACGGCAAGTACGGCGAGCCGGGCGTGTGCCTCTTCCTGTTCCGCACGTACCCGCGCATGCCGTTCTACGAGAACGTGCATGACGACCTTCCCTTCTGGACGGACACGGGCCGCCTCAACGCCTACTGCGACATCCCCGAGGCCATCCGCCACGGCGAGAACTTCGTCGTCCACCGCGAAGGCCCCGAGGCGACGCCGTACCTGCCGAACGTCATCGTGTCGTCGAACCCCTTGATCCGCCCGGACGACTTCGGCCTGCCGCGCGAGGCCATGCACTGGGACCAACGGACAATCCGCAACGTTCGCCTGCCGTGGAGCGAAGTGAAGCGAACGGTAAACCCGCTCTGGGAAGCGGGCTATCGGTTCTACGGCATCACCCCCAAGGGCCGCCACCGTGTCCACTCATCGTGGGCGGTGACCGAGTGGACGCAGATGTGGGAGTCCAACTTCGCCGACCCGCAGCGCAGGGACAAGCGCACGCCCGGGCTGGGCGAGCACCAGTTGCACATTCATCCGGATGACGCCCGCGAACTGGGCATCACGAACGGGGACTATGTCTACATCGAGTCGAACCCGGAGGACCGGCCGTTCCGCGGCTGGCAGGACGCGCTCAAGAGCGATGATCCCGCGGTGCGCGAGCGTGCGGCCTTCCTGCTGCGTGTCTCGAGGTGCATGCTGCGCGCGACGGTAAACCCCGCCTGGCCGCGCGGCGTTGTGATGATGAAGCACTCGCCCTGGATCGCTACCGAGCGGAGCGTGCAGGCGCACGAGAGCCGACCCGACGGCATGGCGCTCTCGAAGGGCACCGGGTACCAGTCCACGCTGCGATACGGCGGGCACCAGTCGCTGACTCGCAACTGGCTGATGCCCATGCACCAGACCGACACGCTCTTCCACAAGGCCAAGGGCACGATGGCATTCATCTTCGGCGGCGAGGCCGACAACCACGCCATCAACACCGTGCCGAAGGAGACGCTGGTGCGGATCGTCAAGGCCGAGGACGGCGGGCTGGGCGGCGTCGGCGCATGGGCACCGGGCAACGCCGAGTTCGGCCCGACCGCCGAAACGCCGGTGAACGACGCGTACCTGCTCGGTTCACTCACCACCATACGCGGCGCCTGA
- a CDS encoding c-type cytochrome — translation MTTGARMTKHRRHPDPERPVRLPSASVGTALVLALLGALALAGCTSREEAGPAKSMAVAHPIDAEAARTLYVRHCAACHGPEGHGDGPAGQHLYPKPRAFSDSPMRFAATGAGEDRILDAITRTIREGMPRSSMPGFGGVLTEPEIRGIAQYVHDLGSDVPTPAARGPLIAVKVPEFTVGLATYGSSLFRSMGCVTCHGEKGYGDGAAMEGLVDSLGRPIHPANLASGQYKAGSTPEDLYRVIVNGVPGTPMPSYADMLFEGQRDSPTGHRKAWALVAYVMSLAPPPAETAANSGAEIVLAQEPDPVMFDDPAHPAWRGVRETSISLRPLWQRPEPIRSVSVAALRAGDRVAFRLVWNDATCDVDHDSGDFPDAAAVMFAMGDEVAPLPMGVEVPGYTPASPVNVWQWKASRQYDTSTGRRHDATDPRTLEGDGYYLFAPAPSSAPIASLASARGDDLRLLDPYNLAATRAGNPHADASIVRHAVLEANALGFGTLTYQPPSLQHTNASALWANGRWFVTAFRTLSTGDESDIDLMTPRRVPVAFAVWDGSRGDRAGVKLVSGWHWLVIEPSTGEAAGGR, via the coding sequence ATGACGACGGGAGCACGCATGACGAAACACAGAAGGCATCCTGACCCTGAACGGCCGGTCCGACTGCCCTCCGCTTCCGTCGGAACCGCACTCGTGCTCGCATTGCTCGGCGCGCTGGCGCTCGCGGGTTGCACGAGCCGCGAGGAGGCAGGGCCGGCCAAGTCCATGGCCGTCGCGCACCCGATAGACGCCGAAGCAGCCAGGACGCTCTACGTCCGCCACTGCGCGGCCTGTCACGGTCCCGAAGGGCACGGCGACGGGCCTGCCGGCCAGCACCTCTACCCCAAGCCGAGGGCGTTCAGTGACAGCCCGATGCGATTCGCGGCGACGGGAGCAGGCGAAGACCGGATACTCGACGCGATCACGCGGACGATCCGCGAGGGGATGCCGCGCAGCTCGATGCCGGGTTTCGGTGGAGTGCTGACGGAGCCAGAGATCCGGGGTATCGCGCAGTATGTGCACGATCTGGGGAGCGATGTGCCGACACCGGCCGCGCGCGGCCCGTTGATCGCCGTCAAGGTGCCCGAGTTCACCGTGGGGTTGGCGACCTACGGATCGAGCCTGTTCCGCTCGATGGGATGCGTGACGTGCCACGGTGAGAAGGGCTACGGCGACGGGGCCGCGATGGAGGGGCTGGTGGACTCGCTCGGCAGGCCCATCCATCCCGCGAACCTCGCTTCGGGACAGTACAAGGCCGGTTCAACCCCGGAGGACCTGTACCGAGTGATCGTCAATGGCGTGCCCGGCACGCCCATGCCGTCGTATGCGGACATGCTCTTCGAAGGGCAGCGCGACTCGCCGACCGGTCATCGCAAGGCATGGGCGTTGGTGGCGTATGTGATGAGCCTTGCCCCGCCGCCCGCGGAAACAGCCGCGAACTCAGGCGCGGAGATCGTGCTCGCACAGGAGCCGGACCCGGTGATGTTCGACGACCCGGCACATCCGGCGTGGCGCGGCGTCCGCGAGACAAGCATCTCACTCCGCCCCTTGTGGCAGCGACCCGAGCCGATCAGGAGCGTGAGCGTCGCGGCGTTGCGGGCGGGCGATCGTGTCGCGTTCAGGCTCGTGTGGAACGACGCGACGTGCGACGTGGACCACGACTCCGGCGACTTCCCGGACGCCGCCGCGGTGATGTTCGCTATGGGAGACGAGGTCGCTCCCTTGCCGATGGGTGTCGAGGTGCCGGGCTATACGCCCGCGTCGCCGGTGAACGTCTGGCAGTGGAAGGCAAGCCGCCAGTACGACACATCGACGGGGCGGCGGCACGACGCAACCGATCCGCGAACGTTGGAAGGCGACGGCTATTACCTGTTCGCACCCGCGCCGAGTAGCGCGCCGATCGCCTCGCTGGCGTCCGCTCGCGGCGACGACCTGCGGCTGCTCGACCCGTACAACCTGGCGGCCACGCGAGCCGGCAATCCGCACGCCGATGCCTCGATCGTGCGGCACGCCGTTCTGGAAGCGAACGCGCTCGGCTTCGGCACCCTCACTTATCAACCCCCCAGCCTGCAGCACACGAACGCGTCCGCGCTATGGGCAAACGGGCGGTGGTTCGTGACGGCGTTCCGGACACTCTCGACCGGGGATGAGAGCGACATTGACCTCATGACGCCGCGCCGCGTGCCCGTGGCGTTCGCGGTGTGGGACGGTTCGCGCGGCGACCGCGCGGGCGTGAAGCTGGTCTCGGGATGGCACTGGCTCGTGATCGAACCCTCCACCGGCGAGGCAGCCGGCGGCCGCTAG
- a CDS encoding 4Fe-4S dicluster domain-containing protein has protein sequence MNEPRDISRRDLLRGRLGARGASPSLGSGGESEPPRRVPLPVHRPPGAVPEAEFLAGCTRCGACIEACPVGAIVLAPARFREAAGTPMIDPHTQACVMCADTPCIAACEPGVLQTGRPLKMATAWIDRMNCLAWMGSFCTVCSERCPVAGAITLEQGRPSVVESVCTGCGVCHAVCPAPVNAVGIMPLPDRPG, from the coding sequence ATGAATGAGCCGCGGGACATCTCGCGTCGCGACTTGCTTCGTGGGCGTCTTGGCGCTCGTGGTGCATCACCGTCACTCGGCTCGGGCGGAGAGTCGGAACCGCCGCGCCGAGTACCGCTCCCTGTGCATCGCCCGCCCGGCGCGGTACCGGAAGCGGAGTTTCTTGCCGGATGCACGCGCTGCGGGGCGTGCATCGAGGCGTGCCCTGTGGGTGCGATCGTGCTCGCGCCGGCGCGATTTCGCGAAGCGGCGGGAACGCCGATGATCGACCCCCATACGCAGGCGTGCGTCATGTGTGCCGACACGCCGTGCATCGCCGCGTGCGAGCCGGGTGTGCTTCAAACCGGTCGACCCTTGAAGATGGCAACGGCGTGGATCGACCGGATGAACTGCCTCGCCTGGATGGGGAGTTTCTGCACTGTCTGCTCGGAACGGTGCCCTGTTGCGGGTGCGATCACGCTCGAGCAGGGACGCCCGAGCGTCGTGGAGTCGGTCTGCACCGGATGCGGCGTCTGCCACGCGGTGTGCCCAGCACCGGTGAACGCGGTCGGGATCATGCCGCTGCCTGATCGACCCGGTTAG
- a CDS encoding nitrate reductase translates to MLTVDRRTFVKSAAMAAATAAAAGTTRSFALPLLPGSGLRWEKAPCRFCGTGCHVMVATENGRVVAIQGDQKAEVNKGLLCVKGYHVGAILYGEDRLTRPMLRKNGRLTPISWDEAIGIIADKIAENPKGFALYGSGQWTIAEGCIGNKFMKAGLGNNHIDGNPRLCMSSAVTGFLSTFGVDEPPGCYDDLDRCDVAIMWGNNMAEMHPVLFSRLVDRRTRGEKVTIIDLTTRRTRTSEFADHVLFFKPHGDLAIANGIAHLLIRNGTFDRAFVEKHCNFRQLGPRSEDGSPPAMLGVPMTFDEYARAVEPYTPEKVEELSGVPAEKIRMLGEMFGRRDLRINSLWCMGMNQHTRGTAINCLVHGIHFLSGHFGTPGNAATSLTGQPSACGTVREVGTLCHLLPGGRLIANAEHRRDAEELWNVPEGRINPTPGHHTVEMFKRFNTPTADGGDITTLWVQVTNPGQTLPNLYRNFRKKKDLADKFLIVSDVYPTATTELADLVLPSAMWVEKNGMYGNSERRTQQWFKMVEPPGDARDDAWQMIAVSRRLFDMGHEGMKDRDGRWIFHTTDKSGREVPIWEWEHYYDVNVDERMFEEYRPFTRLKHKDLAPYQEYVKARGLRWPVVRHPDGSWRETRWRFSGFDDPYVEKGREFQFYHSVTKDDRALIWFRPHEFPPEMPDADYPFWLCTGRVLEHWHTGTMTRRIPQLHRAMPMAYVEMHADDAARLGVRNGEIVAVKSRRGEIDLPVWIGGRGDPKPGEVFVPFFDEGRLINLVTLDEYDPYSRQPDYKKCAVAIVRKT, encoded by the coding sequence ATGCTGACGGTTGACAGGCGCACGTTCGTGAAGTCGGCTGCGATGGCAGCGGCCACGGCCGCGGCGGCGGGGACGACGCGGTCGTTCGCCCTGCCGCTCCTTCCGGGGTCCGGCCTCCGTTGGGAGAAGGCCCCGTGCCGGTTCTGCGGGACTGGCTGCCACGTCATGGTGGCCACGGAGAACGGCCGCGTTGTCGCCATTCAGGGCGACCAGAAAGCGGAGGTGAACAAGGGCCTGCTGTGTGTGAAGGGCTACCACGTCGGAGCGATCCTCTACGGCGAGGATCGACTGACCAGGCCGATGCTCCGCAAGAACGGCCGACTGACGCCGATCTCGTGGGACGAAGCGATCGGGATCATCGCGGACAAGATCGCCGAGAACCCGAAGGGGTTCGCCCTCTATGGCTCCGGCCAGTGGACGATCGCGGAGGGCTGCATCGGCAACAAGTTCATGAAGGCTGGCCTCGGGAACAACCACATCGACGGCAACCCGCGCCTGTGCATGTCATCCGCCGTAACTGGCTTCCTCTCGACGTTCGGGGTCGATGAGCCCCCGGGGTGTTACGACGATCTCGACCGGTGCGACGTGGCCATCATGTGGGGCAACAACATGGCCGAGATGCACCCTGTGCTGTTCTCGCGCCTGGTGGACCGTCGCACACGGGGCGAAAAGGTCACGATCATCGACCTGACGACGCGCCGCACGCGCACGAGCGAGTTCGCCGACCACGTGCTCTTCTTCAAGCCGCACGGCGACCTGGCGATCGCCAACGGCATCGCGCACCTGCTCATCCGCAACGGAACGTTCGATCGCGCCTTCGTGGAGAAGCACTGCAACTTCCGCCAACTCGGACCGCGGTCGGAGGACGGTTCGCCCCCAGCGATGCTGGGGGTGCCGATGACATTCGACGAGTACGCAAGGGCCGTCGAGCCGTACACGCCGGAGAAGGTCGAGGAACTGTCCGGCGTTCCCGCGGAGAAGATCCGCATGCTCGGCGAGATGTTCGGGCGGCGCGACCTGCGGATCAACAGCCTCTGGTGCATGGGCATGAACCAGCACACCCGCGGCACGGCGATCAACTGTCTCGTCCACGGCATCCACTTCCTCTCAGGGCACTTCGGAACGCCGGGCAACGCGGCGACCAGCCTGACGGGCCAGCCCTCGGCGTGCGGCACGGTGCGCGAGGTCGGCACGCTGTGCCACCTGCTGCCCGGCGGCCGTCTGATCGCCAACGCCGAACACCGGCGCGACGCGGAAGAGTTGTGGAACGTACCCGAGGGTCGCATCAACCCGACGCCAGGGCATCACACCGTCGAAATGTTCAAGCGGTTCAACACGCCGACGGCCGACGGCGGCGACATCACGACGCTGTGGGTGCAGGTGACGAACCCCGGCCAGACGCTGCCGAACCTCTACCGCAACTTCCGAAAGAAGAAGGATCTGGCCGACAAGTTCCTCATCGTCTCCGACGTGTACCCAACAGCGACGACGGAGCTGGCCGATCTCGTGCTGCCCAGCGCGATGTGGGTCGAGAAGAACGGGATGTACGGCAACAGCGAACGCCGCACTCAACAGTGGTTCAAGATGGTGGAGCCGCCGGGAGACGCACGCGACGACGCCTGGCAGATGATCGCCGTCTCGCGGCGGCTCTTCGACATGGGACACGAGGGCATGAAGGACCGCGACGGCAGGTGGATCTTCCACACCACCGACAAGTCGGGCAGGGAGGTTCCGATCTGGGAGTGGGAGCACTACTACGACGTGAACGTGGACGAGCGGATGTTCGAGGAGTACCGCCCCTTCACGCGCCTCAAGCACAAGGATCTTGCGCCGTACCAGGAATACGTCAAAGCCCGCGGCCTGCGGTGGCCCGTCGTCCGGCACCCGGATGGCTCGTGGCGAGAAACGCGCTGGCGCTTCAGCGGGTTCGACGACCCATACGTCGAGAAGGGCAGGGAGTTCCAGTTCTATCACTCGGTGACGAAGGACGACCGAGCGCTGATCTGGTTCCGGCCCCACGAGTTCCCGCCCGAGATGCCGGACGCTGACTATCCGTTCTGGCTCTGCACAGGTCGCGTGCTCGAGCACTGGCACACCGGGACCATGACGAGGCGCATCCCGCAACTGCACCGCGCCATGCCGATGGCGTACGTGGAGATGCACGCGGACGATGCGGCCCGTCTCGGCGTGCGAAACGGCGAGATCGTTGCCGTGAAGAGCCGGCGAGGCGAGATCGACCTGCCCGTCTGGATCGGCGGACGCGGCGACCCGAAGCCGGGCGAGGTCTTTGTGCCGTTCTTCGACGAAGGCCGGCTGATCAACCTCGTCACGCTGGACGAATACGACCCATACTCCCGCCAGCCGGACTACAAGAAGTGCGCAGTCGCCATCGTGCGCAAGACGTAG
- a CDS encoding 4Fe-4S dicluster domain-containing protein: MSRRSFLRTGTAAAGGLTALAAALSPLRELEREDAPTLEQFLQKHYKEMTPADMERALERIRAQVERRYGVRPELRDYKPMDGVEFVYALNISRCIGCRKCVHACVAENNQSRSPEVQYIRVIEMPRGTMDLEKGNHHYDRPTVPDEGHFYLPVQCHQCANPPCVKVCPVEATWQDADGITVIDYDWCIGCRYCEAACPYWARRFNFSKPRLPADQVNPNMGYLSNRPRDKGVMEKCHFCLQRTRQGRMPACLEVCPTGARKFGNVLDPESEVAQILRTKRVFVLKEDAGTLPRFFYYFDERYPSGLDPEAAEIARRLEAEEGERYGRLPGEDGPELRWRDIADGAMGALA, translated from the coding sequence ATGTCGCGTCGCAGTTTCCTCCGCACGGGCACGGCGGCGGCGGGGGGGCTGACCGCGCTCGCGGCCGCGCTCAGCCCGCTCCGCGAACTCGAACGCGAGGACGCCCCAACCCTCGAACAGTTCCTGCAGAAGCACTACAAGGAGATGACGCCAGCGGACATGGAGCGTGCCCTCGAGCGCATCCGCGCTCAGGTCGAGCGCCGCTACGGCGTTCGCCCGGAACTACGCGACTACAAGCCCATGGACGGCGTCGAGTTCGTCTATGCGCTGAACATCAGCCGCTGCATCGGATGCCGCAAGTGCGTCCACGCCTGCGTCGCCGAGAACAACCAGAGCCGCTCGCCCGAGGTCCAGTACATCCGCGTGATCGAGATGCCCCGCGGCACGATGGACCTCGAAAAGGGCAACCACCACTACGACCGCCCGACCGTTCCCGATGAGGGGCACTTCTACCTGCCCGTGCAGTGCCACCAGTGTGCCAACCCGCCGTGCGTGAAGGTGTGCCCGGTGGAGGCAACATGGCAGGACGCGGACGGGATCACCGTCATCGACTACGACTGGTGCATCGGGTGCCGGTACTGCGAGGCGGCGTGCCCGTACTGGGCGCGCCGCTTCAACTTCTCGAAACCGCGCCTGCCCGCCGACCAGGTGAACCCGAACATGGGCTACCTTTCCAATCGCCCGCGCGACAAGGGCGTCATGGAGAAGTGCCACTTCTGTCTCCAGCGCACTCGGCAGGGGCGCATGCCGGCCTGCCTCGAAGTCTGTCCGACCGGCGCGCGAAAGTTCGGCAACGTGCTCGACCCCGAGAGCGAGGTCGCCCAGATTCTCCGTACCAAGCGGGTGTTCGTGCTCAAGGAGGACGCGGGCACGCTCCCGCGCTTCTTCTACTACTTCGATGAGCGCTACCCCAGCGGCCTCGACCCAGAGGCCGCCGAGATCGCGCGACGCCTCGAAGCCGAGGAGGGCGAGCGTTACGGCCGCCTTCCAGGGGAGGACGGCCCCGAACTGCGCTGGCGCGACATTGCGGACGGCGCGATGGGGGCGCTGGCGTGA